The region CGCGAGCTCAACCAGCAGGGCTACCAGAACATCGTCGTTCGAGAAATGACTGATGCCCTTCTCCGAACCGTTGTGGAGGAAGATCTCGTAGATGAAGTGGCCGAACGGTTCGAACAAGCCCGCGAGTCTGCTTCTTCAGAATCGACTGAATAGCGTACTATTCCAAAATAGAAAACTATTCTACAATACCCCAATAGCAACCTCAGAATAGTCTGATTCCGCCTCTATTCGGTGGACTCAGTTGAGACCGTCGGCTCACAGTAGTTGAGACTGGCATTCTCAATGCATACGCTCGCGTCTTCAGCAACACTACCAGCATGATGTGGGTGGTTGCGATTGATCCAGTGCATGGATCGACCCCCTGTGACTCCCAAGATGATGTTCGCGCCGTGGCTGCGGGTGTCACGCTTGAACCAGACGCTCACACCGCGTGGCCTACCACCTGCTTGGAAAACGGCTGATCGTGACGAAAGGCTGTGGTTTCGTCTAACGCGAGGGAAGGACAACCAAGCAAATTTGACCTGAGGGCGTCGTCTGTTTTCTATCAGGCGAGACACACTGGCACGGCACGACGCCCGACAATGCGATGACCCACATTGCCATCCAAGCGGTACAGGATGGAGAAGCTGCGACCTGGCTGGAGCACGTCATTGACGAGGAGTACAACCAAGCCGATAACTAGGATATCGAATCTTAGTGCAATAGTTAAACGCACTATCTGAATAGCATCAGACCTAATCCTCTATCTGTCCTCCTTTCGGATGATGACAACCGATTTCGGTGCTGAACTTGAGGGACAGGTCGCAATTGTTACCGGGGCATCGTCGGGCATCGGCGAAGCAACGGCTCAATCTCTCGCATCGCGGGGTGCGAGCGTCGTCCTTGCTGCGCGGCGCGAAGATCAACTCGAAGAACTCGCATCCAAGATAGAAGACGAAGACGGTGATGCACTCGTCGTTCCTACTGACGTCACAGATGACGAGGACATCGACAATCTTGTCGAGTCGACCACCGACAAATACGGTCGCATCGACATCCTCGTGAACAACGCGGGGTATATGCCACTGACACATATCGCGGATGCAGACCGTGAAACCCTCCAAACCACTATCGACGTCAATCTCCGGGGGCTCATCACCCTCACGCACGCCGTCATTCCGACGATGCTAGAACAAGAGAGCGGACACATCGTCAATATCTCCTCGGTCGCCGGCCGGTTCCTGATGGCAAACTCGTCGCACTACAATGCGGCGAAAGCCGGTGTGAAGATGTTTGGCGATGCACTCCGTCTGGATGTTGCGGCGGAGGGTATCAGAGTGGCGACAATCGAACCCGGGTCAGTTGCCACGGAACTCATGGAGGACATCCCCGACGAAGAACTCAAGCAGGAAATCGAAGAGTATGGTGCGTCGATGCGTCCACTCCGTCCCAAAGATATCGCTCGGACGATCACATTCGTCGCCACGCAACCAGACCACGTGGACATCAACGAGGTCCTGATCCGTCCACTCGATCAGGTCCAGCCCTAAACCCCGAACAGAGGTCGATAATGGGGAGATGAACGCCTTCGACAGAGCGAGTGTCATAGCGGCACACGAGACTACTGAATGAAAAAGCGCCTCAGAAAAATAACAGATAAGCCTGGCCAGCACGTACTCCCTTGATAATGACGATTACTGCTGAAATTCACCTCCGTTCACCGCTGTTGCCGCTCGTCAGCGTTGCCGAATTGGAACAGACTGACGGAGTACAATGCCCGCACGTGATCGGGCTGGAACAGGGCCTCCAACAGTTAGTTGTTGAGATTAATGCCGCTGAACCCCTCTCTGAGGAGACGCTCTTGGAACTCGATGACGTAATCGAAGCGACCAATCTCGGAACCGCGAGGGGAAAGGAGGTGTACAAGCTATCAGTCGTGCTTAGAGAGCTCATCGCGGAAGCGTTCAAGAATACCCCCGATGCGGGGCTTGTTGATGCAATACAGATCACCCCCGAGGGCTGGTACGAACAGAAAGTGTTCAAAGACTATCCCGCGTTTAACACGTTCAGGACGAGTTGTGAGGAACACGGCATCTCGGTCGAGATCGGCTCTATTACACAGGATTCCTCAACGTCCGAAGAATCGGCACCGTACGGATTGACGGAGCGACAGTACGAGGCACTGTCACTCGCTATGTCTCGTGGCTACTACGAACAGCCACGCCAGACGTCGGCGAGAGAACTCGCAGACGAGCTGGGGATCTCTCAACCCTCGTTGTCAGACCTTCTCGGCCGCGCTGAGCGCCAACTCATTACCGCGACACTTGGCCCCTCTCCCCGTCTGGAGATGCTTTCGCAGTAGGAGCTACTAACTCCAGCGCTTCGAGGGATATCCCTCTACTAATCATAATGTGCCGGAATCCCTTCTGGAACACCTCACGAGTTCCGTCGTTAGCGTCGATTCACGGAGGGTCAGACGAGAGGATCGGCAGCATCGAATCCGGGATCGAATCTATCGAGAGCATGAACAGTGAGTTTCCCATCACCTTTGAGCTCGTGAACGAGACCACTGCCTGATTGCTGTCTCCTCCTTCCAATCGCTGGCATGGTTAGAAATCGACACATCACCCATCGAATTCAGAACACGTTTAAATACCCTTTCTGTATAGCACCGAATCTAACTCGTTCTCTACCTTCCTTTCAGTTGATGTCAGCAGATTTCGATTCCAAACTTGATGGACAGGTGGCGATTGTGACTGGCGCGTCGTCCGGGATTGGAGAGGCCACGGCCACGGCCCTCGCTTCACGGGGGGCGAGCGTCGTTCTTGCCGCCCGCCGCAAGAATGAACTCGAAGCACTCGCCGATCAAATCGAATCGGCAGGCGGTGATTCACTCCCCGTTCCGACCGATATTACTGAAGAAGACGACATCGACGCACTTGTCGAAACGACTCTTGAGGAGTTCGACTCAATCGATGTCCTCGTGAACAACGCCGGGGTGATGTTGCTCGAACCCGTCGAACGAGCCGATCGTGAAAACTTCCGCCAGATGGTCGAAGTCAATCTGCTGGGACTGATGAACCTCACCCACGCCGCACTCCCAGTGATGCAGGAGCAGGGCGCTGGCCACATCGTTAACGTCTCTTCGACAGCCGGTCGGGACGCGAACGCGAATAACTCTGGCTACAGCGCGACGAAGTTCGGTGTCAACGCATTCTCTGAGTCTCTCCGGCAGGAAGTCACTACCGAGGGAATTCGAACGACAATCATCGAACCCGGCGCGGTTGAAACCGAGCTCCAAGAACACGTCCCTGACGAAGAAATTAAAGAACAGATTGAAGATGGCTTTCTCGACTCGATCACACCGCTCCAGAGCGAGGACATCGCAGATGCGATTGCGTACGCCGTGACCCGGCCTCAGCACATCAGTATCAATGAGATGCTCATCCGACCAACCGATCAACAGCTCTAACGATACCCGCAGATCGTGCGATCCACATTGGTGGCGATTCCTCAAACGTTTTCGCCGAGAAAGCTTGGCCTCGATCCGTGCAGGCATTTAAACACCCTTTCGAGATAGCATCGAATCTATGCGATACGAGCCCTGAATTGAGACTAGATTCAAAGTATGAAGGCAGCAACCTACCGAGGTCCAAGCGATGTCCGTATTGAAGAACATCCCACCCCCGAAATAGAGGAACCGACAGACGCAGTCATCCGAGTTACGCACACTGCGATCTGTGGGTCGGATCTCTGGTTCTACCGTGGCCAAGAGGACTACGAAGAAGGCGCGCCTGTCGGCCACGAACCGATGGGGATCGTTGAGGAGGTCGGCAAAGATGTCCGGTATGTTGAACCAGGCGACCGCGTGTTCGCTGGGTTCGCTATCAGTTGCGGCGAATGCGAGTTCTGTCGCAAAGGACTCCACACTGCGTGTCCGAACGGCGGTTTCTGGGACGGCCCGGGAGTTGGTGGCGCACAGGCAGAGAAACTCCGTGTCCCACAGGCGAACGGTACGCTCGTTCGCGTTCCAGACCGGTACGCAGACGATGAGGACACGCTCGAAGCACTTCTTCCACTGACGGACGTGATGGGGACGGGGCATCACGCCGCCGTCTGCGCGGACGTTGAGGCCGGCGACACGGCCGTCGTCATCGGTGATGGTGCAGTCGGGCTCTGTGCTGTCCTCGCCTCGAAACGGCTCGGCGCGGAGCGCGTCATCGCAGTCGGCCACCACGAGGACCGTCTCGAACTCGCCAAAGAGTTTGGCGCGACAGAGACCGTCTCCAGCCGCGGCGAAGAAGCCATCGAGGAGATCGAAGAGCTCACGTACGGCGGTGCGAATCACGTCCTCGAATGCGTCGGTGCGGAATCCTCGCTGGAGACTGCCGCGACCGTCGCCCGCCCTGGAGGGAGCATCGGCTACGTCGGCGTGCCCCACGTCGAAGACCCGGCGTTCCTCGAACCACTGTTCTTCAGCAACGCCTCGTTCACCGGTGGCCCCGCTCCTACCCGAGCGTACGCCGAGGAACTCATGGAGGATGTTCTTCAGGGCACTCTGGATCCGTCACCCATCTTCACGAAGACCGTTGATCTCGATGGCATCCCGGAGGGATACGAGGCGATGGACGAGCGAGAGGCGATCAAGGTTATGGTGAATCTCGACGAATAAAGTGCCACATCCTCTCTAACTCACAGATTATGAACGACCGGGAGTCAGATAGCTGATCTAACGCCACTACAACTAGGACCGAACCCGAGTATGCTTCCATCAATTTCGAGCAGATGTCAACAATGAACCAATGGCCAGAAGACGAACTGACCGAGATCGTGGAGTCTGATGACCTGCACATTGCACCGTTCCGTGAGGACGGCGAAACCTACGGCACACCAACGTGGATCTGGAGTGTCGCTGTAGAGGGCGATCTCTACGTGCGCGCCTATAACGGCCAGGATTCGAGCTGGTACCAGGCTGCCGTTCGGGAAAACGCTGGGCGGATCGAGGCGGCCGGGACGACGAAGGACGTCTCGTTTGAGTCGGTAGAGGACGAGGAACTGAACGACCGCATCGACGACGCCTACCGCACGAAGTACGAAGGCAGCCCGTACCTCGACTCGATGATCAGCGAGCGTGCCCGGTCCGCGACGGTCCGGGTCCGCCCGAGAGATATCTTCGATCGGATGAAAGCCGGTGAGCCGGTCCCACTAGACGACCCGGAGTATCCGAAGGTCTTCGAGGAAGTAGAGAGAACGATAGGCCTGACGAGGAAGCTGAATGCGGCGACAGACGTCGACGAAATACGGCACTACCTGGGGAAGATTATTCGGGAAGAAGTCGACGAGAGCACCACGATTTTTCCACCGTTTCACATCAACGTTGGAAAACACACCAGCCTAGGGCGTAACGTCTTTATCAATCACGCCTGCTCGTTTCTGGACTTGGGAGGTATCACCATCGAAGACGAGGTCCTGATCAGTGCGAACGTGAGTATTACATCCGAAAGTCACCCGGTGGAACCGGATCGTCGAAAGACGTTGGTGCCAAGGGAGGTCGTTGTCGAACGCAATGCGTGGATTGGTGCCGGGGCGACGATATTGCCCGACGTAACGATCGGTGAAAATTCGGTAGTAGCCGCCGGTGCCGTAGTAACGAAAGACGTGCCTGCCAACACCGTCGTCGCGGGAGTGCCGGCAGAAGTAGTTCGGAAACTGTAACGGAAATTCTGATAGTCGCTACGCGGGATCGGTCCCTGACTGCTGCGCATCTGCATCGCTGAACCAAAACCAATGAGGGGAACCCTATGACACGACCCGTCCTCGTCGCTGTCTCGTTCGCCTTTTTTGCGGCCGCACCGAACTCAAGATATCGAGGTCCGAGAGGTCGGAGCGCGCTCCACCCTGTCCCAACTCGAAGCACTCGCTGATCAGATCGAATCGGCAACACCAGTGAAGATGGTAGATCTTAGTCTCTCAACCTACTCGGCAGCAAGACGCTCTCACATTAAAGGTCGAAGATCGCGTCCATTTCAGTGGTAGTTAGCTCGAAGTCGAAGATGTCAATATTCTCCTCTTGGTGCTGCCGCTTCGAGGCTTTCGGTATGGCAGACACGTTCTCCTGCTGTATCAGCCAGCGACGCGCGACTTGTGCCGGGGACTTCCCGTACCGTTCGCCGATTCGAACCAGGGTCTCGTTTTCGAGCCTTCTCCCGACGGCCAACGGACTGTACGCGGTCAGCATTATGTTATTATCCACGCAGTGTTCCAAGAGTTGCGATTGGTCTGTGAATGGGTGATACTCGACCTGGTTCGTGACTATGGGCGTATCTGATGCTGCTTCGGCTTCGCGCAGTTGCCGAATGGAGAAATTGCTCACACCAATATGTCGGACGCGCCCCGCTTCTTGTAACTCATTCATCGCCCTGATCGACTCCTCGACTGGGACGCTCCGACTCGGTTCGTGAATCAGTAACAGATCGACAGACTCCATTTTGAGTCGATCCAAACTGTCCTCAAAAGAGTCATGGAGGTCGTCGTACGCGAGATTTCGACTGAGAGTTTTCGTCACCACGAATACCTCGTCGCGGGCGATGTCTGCTTTCTCGACGGCAGCTCCAACCGCGTCTTCATTCCCATACATTTGCGCCGTGCTTCGGAACACAGTGAAAATATTTAAATGAACTTTCAAGATAGCATCGGACTCAAGCAACTGACTGTCCTCAATTAGATCTGAACCATGGACGTTTCCAACGTTCCGTCCGCGGACAGGGAAGAATCGGACCACCCAGTGCAGGTCGGCTCGCCGCTGATTACGGACGGCCTCGAGAGTGCCTTCGACGGGACGACCGTCAGCGCCGCGGAAGTGACCTTCCGCCCGGGCGAGCGCACCAAGTTTCACGCCCACGCCGGCGTGCAGATTCTGTACGTTACTGGAGGTATCGGGATGGTCGGCAACCGCGAGGAAGAATGTGAAGTGTCGGAAGGCGATCTGGTTATCTTCGAACCCGGGGAGGAACACTGGCACGGGACGAGCGAGGATGCCGACAGCGAGTTCAGCCACGTCTATTTCCTCGCCGAACCCGACGAGGGCGAATTAGAGATTCAGGAGGTGCCCTAAATGGAGTACACGACCCTTGGATCCACCGGGATGGAGGTCTCGAAGATCTGTCTCGGTTGCATGAGCTTCGGATCGAACGCGCAAGAGGATTGGATCCTCGGAGAAGAAGGGGGCCGCGAGATCATCGAGCGAGCGATCGACCTCGGTATCAACTTCTTCGACACCGCCAACGTCTACTCCAGCGGCACGAGCGAACAGATCTTGGGGAACGTCCTTTCGGACTACGACCGGGACGAGCAGGTCGTCGCGACCAAAGTGCGGTTCCCGGGCGCGACGGACCACCGGAACGCGGCGGGACTGTCTCGGAAGACCATCGAGCAAGAACTCCAACACTCACTTGACAGGTTAGGGATGGATACCGTCGATCTATATCAAATCCATCGGTGGGACTACGACACGCCGATCGAGGAGACGCTACGAGCCCTTGACGACGCGGTCCGCCGCAATCAGGTCCGATACATTGGTGCCTCGTCTATGTGGACTCACCAGTTCCAGGAAGCGCTGCACACCAGTGACCGTCTCGCGCTCGAGCGGTTTCAGGCGATGCAGAACCACTACGCGCTGGCCTATCGGGAGGAAGAGCGCGAGATGTTGCCCCTCTGCGAGAAGGAGGGCATCGGGGTTATCCCGTGGTCGCCGCTCGCCCACGGTTACTTCACGCGTCCTCACGAGGAGATGGACGCGACCACACGCGGCGAGACCCACGACCCGCTCTACGACCATCCCTACCGAGAAGGTGGTGGCATCGAGATCAACGAGCGAGTGGAAGAACTCGCCGAGGAGAAA is a window of Halobacterium hubeiense DNA encoding:
- a CDS encoding DapH/DapD/GlmU-related protein — its product is MKAGEPVPLDDPEYPKVFEEVERTIGLTRKLNAATDVDEIRHYLGKIIREEVDESTTIFPPFHINVGKHTSLGRNVFINHACSFLDLGGITIEDEVLISANVSITSESHPVEPDRRKTLVPREVVVERNAWIGAGATILPDVTIGENSVVAAGAVVTKDVPANTVVAGVPAEVVRKL
- a CDS encoding cupin domain-containing protein, giving the protein MDVSNVPSADREESDHPVQVGSPLITDGLESAFDGTTVSAAEVTFRPGERTKFHAHAGVQILYVTGGIGMVGNREEECEVSEGDLVIFEPGEEHWHGTSEDADSEFSHVYFLAEPDEGELEIQEVP
- a CDS encoding zinc-dependent alcohol dehydrogenase family protein encodes the protein MKAATYRGPSDVRIEEHPTPEIEEPTDAVIRVTHTAICGSDLWFYRGQEDYEEGAPVGHEPMGIVEEVGKDVRYVEPGDRVFAGFAISCGECEFCRKGLHTACPNGGFWDGPGVGGAQAEKLRVPQANGTLVRVPDRYADDEDTLEALLPLTDVMGTGHHAAVCADVEAGDTAVVIGDGAVGLCAVLASKRLGAERVIAVGHHEDRLELAKEFGATETVSSRGEEAIEEIEELTYGGANHVLECVGAESSLETAATVARPGGSIGYVGVPHVEDPAFLEPLFFSNASFTGGPAPTRAYAEELMEDVLQGTLDPSPIFTKTVDLDGIPEGYEAMDEREAIKVMVNLDE
- a CDS encoding SDR family NAD(P)-dependent oxidoreductase: MSADFDSKLDGQVAIVTGASSGIGEATATALASRGASVVLAARRKNELEALADQIESAGGDSLPVPTDITEEDDIDALVETTLEEFDSIDVLVNNAGVMLLEPVERADRENFRQMVEVNLLGLMNLTHAALPVMQEQGAGHIVNVSSTAGRDANANNSGYSATKFGVNAFSESLRQEVTTEGIRTTIIEPGAVETELQEHVPDEEIKEQIEDGFLDSITPLQSEDIADAIAYAVTRPQHISINEMLIRPTDQQL
- a CDS encoding SDR family oxidoreductase is translated as MTTDFGAELEGQVAIVTGASSGIGEATAQSLASRGASVVLAARREDQLEELASKIEDEDGDALVVPTDVTDDEDIDNLVESTTDKYGRIDILVNNAGYMPLTHIADADRETLQTTIDVNLRGLITLTHAVIPTMLEQESGHIVNISSVAGRFLMANSSHYNAAKAGVKMFGDALRLDVAAEGIRVATIEPGSVATELMEDIPDEELKQEIEEYGASMRPLRPKDIARTITFVATQPDHVDINEVLIRPLDQVQP
- a CDS encoding aldo/keto reductase; its protein translation is MVRFFPVRGRNVGNVHGSDLIEDSQLLESDAILKVHLNIFTVFRSTAQMYGNEDAVGAAVEKADIARDEVFVVTKTLSRNLAYDDLHDSFEDSLDRLKMESVDLLLIHEPSRSVPVEESIRAMNELQEAGRVRHIGVSNFSIRQLREAEAASDTPIVTNQVEYHPFTDQSQLLEHCVDNNIMLTAYSPLAVGRRLENETLVRIGERYGKSPAQVARRWLIQQENVSAIPKASKRQHQEENIDIFDFELTTTEMDAIFDL
- a CDS encoding aldo/keto reductase, which encodes MEYTTLGSTGMEVSKICLGCMSFGSNAQEDWILGEEGGREIIERAIDLGINFFDTANVYSSGTSEQILGNVLSDYDRDEQVVATKVRFPGATDHRNAAGLSRKTIEQELQHSLDRLGMDTVDLYQIHRWDYDTPIEETLRALDDAVRRNQVRYIGASSMWTHQFQEALHTSDRLALERFQAMQNHYALAYREEEREMLPLCEKEGIGVIPWSPLAHGYFTRPHEEMDATTRGETHDPLYDHPYREGGGIEINERVEELAEEKGVTMAQIALAWHFHKDWVDAPIVGTTSVEHLEQAVEALDIDLSDSDIEYLEDPYEPVEVTTHE
- a CDS encoding helix-turn-helix domain-containing protein, translating into MTITAEIHLRSPLLPLVSVAELEQTDGVQCPHVIGLEQGLQQLVVEINAAEPLSEETLLELDDVIEATNLGTARGKEVYKLSVVLRELIAEAFKNTPDAGLVDAIQITPEGWYEQKVFKDYPAFNTFRTSCEEHGISVEIGSITQDSSTSEESAPYGLTERQYEALSLAMSRGYYEQPRQTSARELADELGISQPSLSDLLGRAERQLITATLGPSPRLEMLSQ